One part of the Tenacibaculum sp. 190130A14a genome encodes these proteins:
- a CDS encoding M28 family metallopeptidase codes for MRKLLYIAGASALVACASSKQTSNEDPNIDYAAKYAETITAKDLGKHLFVYASDEFEGRNTGEPGQKKAVKYLKDFYVNSGIVSPLGGDDYFQEVPSEYLSNNRRGMTLKDSENVVAFIKGTEKPEEIVVISAHLDHEGVKDGEIYNGADDDGSGTVAILEIAEAFKKAADAGKGPKRSVLFLHVTGEEKGLLGSKYYTENPIFPLANTVTNLNIDMIGRVDDRHKGQPNYIYLIGSDKLSTELHNVSEAMNKKYTNIALDYKYNDENDPNRFYYRSDHYNFAKHNIPIIFYFNGTHADYHQPSDTPDKINYEMLEKRARLVFHTAWEVANRDKRVVVDKAE; via the coding sequence ATGAGAAAATTACTTTATATAGCAGGTGCTTCTGCACTTGTTGCTTGTGCTTCTAGCAAGCAAACTTCCAACGAAGATCCTAACATTGACTATGCCGCTAAGTATGCAGAAACAATTACAGCAAAGGATTTAGGAAAACATTTATTCGTTTACGCTTCTGATGAGTTTGAAGGAAGAAATACGGGAGAACCTGGACAAAAGAAAGCAGTAAAATATTTAAAAGATTTTTATGTAAATAGTGGTATTGTATCTCCTTTAGGTGGTGATGACTATTTCCAAGAAGTACCTTCAGAATATTTAAGCAACAACCGCAGAGGTATGACCTTAAAAGATTCTGAAAATGTGGTAGCATTTATCAAAGGAACAGAAAAACCTGAAGAAATTGTTGTCATTTCTGCACATTTAGACCATGAAGGAGTTAAAGATGGAGAAATTTATAACGGTGCAGATGATGATGGTTCTGGAACTGTGGCCATCTTAGAAATTGCAGAAGCTTTTAAAAAAGCTGCAGATGCAGGTAAAGGTCCTAAACGTTCTGTTTTGTTTTTACATGTAACAGGTGAAGAAAAGGGATTATTAGGTTCTAAATACTATACTGAAAACCCAATTTTTCCATTAGCTAATACAGTAACTAACTTGAATATAGACATGATCGGTAGAGTTGATGACCGCCATAAAGGACAACCAAACTATATCTATCTAATTGGTTCTGATAAGTTAAGTACAGAATTACATAATGTTTCTGAGGCAATGAATAAAAAGTACACCAACATTGCTTTAGATTATAAATATAACGATGAAAATGACCCAAATCGTTTTTACTATCGTTCAGATCATTACAATTTTGCAAAGCATAACATTCCTATTATTTTTTATTTCAATGGTACACATGCTGATTATCACCAACCATCAGATACCCCAGATAAAATTAATTATGAAATGTTAGAAAAGAGAGCTCGTTTAGTTTTCCATACTGCTTGGGAAGTTGCCAATCGCGACAAACGTGTTGTAGTTGACAAAGCGGAATAA
- a CDS encoding L-threonylcarbamoyladenylate synthase, producing the protein MAQFIKLYNDNPNPKEIEKVVKALQNGGLVIYPTDTVYGLGCDITNSKAMEKVAKIKGVKLEKSNFSFVCNDLSHLSDYVKQINTATYKILKRALPGPYTFILPGSNSLPKVFKKRKTVGIRVPDNNIARAIVEALGNPIVSTSIHDEDEVLEYTTDPELIFEKWQNIVDVVIDGGYGDNYASTVIDLTTDEPEVIREGKGSLDVL; encoded by the coding sequence ATGGCACAGTTTATAAAGTTATATAACGACAATCCTAATCCGAAAGAAATAGAAAAAGTAGTAAAGGCTTTACAAAATGGAGGTTTGGTAATCTATCCAACCGACACAGTTTATGGTTTAGGATGTGATATAACGAATTCTAAAGCCATGGAAAAAGTAGCTAAAATAAAAGGAGTGAAGTTAGAAAAATCTAATTTCTCCTTTGTTTGTAATGATTTAAGCCATTTATCAGATTATGTAAAGCAAATAAACACAGCTACCTATAAAATTTTAAAAAGAGCGCTTCCTGGACCTTATACGTTTATATTACCTGGAAGTAATTCCTTGCCTAAGGTTTTTAAAAAAAGAAAAACAGTAGGTATACGTGTGCCAGATAATAATATAGCAAGAGCTATTGTAGAAGCATTAGGAAACCCTATCGTTTCAACTTCAATTCACGATGAAGATGAAGTATTGGAGTACACCACAGACCCTGAGTTAATTTTTGAAAAGTGGCAAAATATTGTCGATGTAGTAATAGATGGTGGTTATGGAGACAATTATGCATCGACCGTAATTGATTTAACAACAGATGAACCTGAAGTAATTCGTGAAGGAAAAGGAAGTTTAGATGTTTTATAG
- a CDS encoding nucleotidyltransferase family protein yields MEQDFSSELISIIKNDAWMLHILQIVNDLNLKDCWVGAGFIRNKVWDVKHNKPRTTLNDVDVIYFDSSNLSSEVDFQIEKTLKKKYPEVNWSVKNQARMHLYNNHTKYINCTDAISYWPETATAIAIQLNHNNQINVIAPYGLIDLFNLDVKPTPRVDFTIYNQRITNKNWKATWPNLTIHKE; encoded by the coding sequence ATGGAACAGGACTTTTCTTCTGAACTCATTAGCATTATAAAAAACGATGCTTGGATGCTTCACATCTTGCAAATTGTAAACGATTTAAACTTGAAAGATTGTTGGGTTGGTGCTGGGTTTATAAGAAACAAAGTATGGGATGTTAAACACAACAAACCAAGAACTACTTTAAATGATGTTGATGTCATATACTTTGATTCGTCAAACCTCTCTTCCGAAGTAGATTTTCAAATTGAGAAAACATTAAAAAAGAAATATCCAGAGGTTAATTGGTCTGTAAAGAATCAAGCTAGAATGCATCTTTATAACAATCATACTAAATACATTAATTGTACAGATGCTATTTCATATTGGCCTGAAACAGCTACGGCAATTGCAATTCAGCTTAATCATAACAATCAAATAAATGTTATTGCTCCTTATGGTTTAATCGATTTATTTAACCTAGATGTTAAACCTACTCCTCGTGTTGATTTTACCATTTACAACCAAAGAATTACGAATAAAAACTGGAAAGCAACTTGGCCTAACTTGACCATTCACAAAGAATAA
- a CDS encoding IS1096 element passenger TnpR family protein, translating to MYKVRVILDTQEDVIRTLMVNEKETLESLHFTIAKAFGFDGQEMASFYRTDEEWNQGEEIPLFNMAEAGEGISMATCVLNETLPKVHDKLIYVYDFLHMWAFYVEVIEVSSQEIDEAKLLLSVGEVPAEAQEKEFKSEDIMKGFDDEFKDEFDDLDRIDDFDFNNF from the coding sequence ATGTATAAAGTACGTGTAATTTTAGATACGCAAGAAGATGTAATTAGAACCTTGATGGTAAATGAAAAAGAAACTTTAGAAAGTTTGCATTTTACCATTGCAAAAGCTTTTGGTTTTGATGGTCAGGAGATGGCTTCTTTTTATAGAACAGATGAAGAATGGAATCAAGGAGAAGAAATTCCATTATTTAATATGGCAGAAGCTGGGGAAGGAATTTCTATGGCTACGTGTGTTTTGAATGAAACTTTACCCAAAGTACATGACAAGTTGATTTATGTATATGATTTTTTACATATGTGGGCATTTTATGTAGAAGTTATCGAAGTTTCAAGTCAAGAGATTGATGAGGCAAAGCTATTATTATCTGTGGGAGAAGTTCCGGCAGAAGCTCAAGAAAAAGAATTTAAGTCAGAAGATATTATGAAAGGGTTTGATGATGAGTTTAAAGATGAATTTGATGACTTAGACCGTATAGATGATTTTGATTTTAACAATTTTTAA
- a CDS encoding non-canonical purine NTP diphosphatase has protein sequence MQLVFATNNLNKLSEVQKMLPESIQLLSLKDINCFDDIEETATTLEGNAQIKANHITENFGYNCFADDTGLEVKSLNGEPGVYSARYAGEPANAENNMQKLLSELGDNSDRNAQFRTSICLNLDGKQYLFDGICNGTILSEKQGEKGFGYDPIFQPEGYTQSFAEMSADEKNAISHRGRAIQKLVDFLNSFN, from the coding sequence ATGCAATTAGTTTTTGCTACAAACAACTTAAATAAACTTTCTGAAGTTCAAAAAATGCTTCCAGAATCTATACAACTCCTTTCTTTAAAAGATATCAATTGTTTCGATGATATAGAAGAAACAGCTACTACTTTGGAAGGAAACGCTCAAATTAAAGCGAATCATATTACCGAAAATTTTGGATACAATTGTTTTGCCGATGATACTGGTTTGGAGGTTAAAAGTTTAAACGGCGAACCTGGAGTATATTCAGCCCGTTATGCTGGTGAACCTGCTAATGCAGAAAACAATATGCAAAAACTACTTTCTGAATTAGGAGATAATTCTGATAGAAACGCACAGTTTAGAACATCTATTTGCTTAAATTTAGATGGGAAACAGTATTTATTCGATGGAATTTGCAATGGCACCATTCTTTCAGAAAAACAAGGAGAAAAAGGATTTGGATATGACCCTATTTTTCAACCAGAAGGATATACACAATCTTTTGCCGAAATGAGTGCTGATGAAAAAAATGCCATTAGTCATCGTGGCCGTGCAATTCAAAAACTGGTAGACTTTTTAAATTCGTTCAACTAA
- a CDS encoding ABC transporter ATP-binding protein — MSTETKHTVLKTDNLSIGYKTKKQQNVIVSNINIAIEKGKFVALLGKNGIGKSTLLRTLSKVQPSLKGTIEINQKELSTYSNLQLSTTLSLVLTERLPVSQLTVFELVSLGRQPYTNWIDTLTQEHLKKILWAIEQTEIAHLKDKRFYELSDGQLQRVLIARALAQDTEIIILDEPTAHLDIHHTFKVFSLLKKLVETTGKTILISTHEVNLAIQLADEFVLLTENNVYNGNAKELIEQNAFEQLFPKELITFNKTLEQFIIKKS, encoded by the coding sequence TTGAGTACTGAAACCAAACATACCGTATTAAAAACCGATAACCTAAGCATAGGTTACAAAACCAAGAAGCAACAGAACGTTATTGTTTCTAATATTAATATAGCTATCGAAAAAGGTAAGTTTGTTGCTTTATTAGGTAAAAATGGTATTGGAAAATCTACTTTACTTCGCACTCTTTCTAAAGTACAACCTTCTTTAAAAGGTACTATTGAAATAAACCAAAAGGAGTTATCAACTTATTCAAACTTACAGTTATCAACAACTTTAAGCTTGGTACTTACCGAACGTTTACCTGTAAGTCAATTAACTGTTTTTGAATTAGTTTCTTTAGGAAGACAACCTTATACCAATTGGATCGATACGTTGACCCAAGAGCATTTAAAAAAAATTCTTTGGGCGATAGAACAAACTGAAATTGCTCATTTAAAAGACAAACGTTTTTACGAATTAAGTGACGGACAATTACAACGAGTACTCATTGCAAGAGCCTTAGCTCAAGACACCGAAATAATCATTTTAGATGAACCTACTGCTCATTTAGACATTCATCATACTTTTAAAGTATTTTCATTGCTAAAAAAGCTTGTTGAAACCACAGGAAAAACAATTCTTATTTCTACACATGAAGTAAATCTCGCCATTCAATTAGCAGATGAGTTTGTTTTATTAACAGAAAACAATGTATACAATGGGAATGCTAAGGAATTAATTGAACAAAATGCATTTGAGCAATTGTTTCCTAAAGAGCTCATTACATTTAACAAAACATTAGAACAATTCATTATTAAGAAAAGTTAA
- a CDS encoding type I restriction enzyme HsdR N-terminal domain-containing protein, whose protein sequence is MQKLNLPTYNFKLKSNENKTLIFDSLRKKYVVLTPEEWVRQHFVQFLIQEKKYPVSLIAIEKQLVINNLKKRTDIVIFSSKGTPNIIVECKAPHIKITQSTFDQIARYNLKLNATYLVVTNGLEHYFCVLDKENETYVFLKDIPSYK, encoded by the coding sequence ATGCAAAAGCTCAATCTTCCTACATATAATTTCAAGCTCAAAAGTAACGAAAATAAGACGCTTATTTTTGATAGTTTACGAAAAAAATATGTGGTACTTACACCAGAAGAATGGGTAAGACAACATTTTGTTCAATTTTTAATTCAAGAGAAAAAATATCCTGTTTCGTTAATTGCCATCGAAAAACAACTGGTAATAAATAACTTAAAAAAAAGAACAGATATTGTGATATTCTCTTCGAAAGGAACTCCAAATATTATTGTTGAATGTAAAGCTCCACATATAAAAATTACACAAAGTACATTCGATCAAATTGCGCGCTATAATCTAAAACTAAATGCTACTTATTTAGTTGTCACCAACGGTTTAGAGCATTATTTCTGTGTATTAGATAAAGAGAATGAAACCTATGTTTTTCTAAAAGATATTCCTTCTTACAAATAA
- a CDS encoding zinc-dependent peptidase: MILAVSSIVIISLFFFVTKKKDKQQYKSTPTPSLDFPKAWKPILIQNVTFYNALNTQQKELFEFKIQEFLLNCEIIGVDTTVEEIDKVLIAASAVIPIFNFPNWHYPNLSEIILYPNSFNHDFETTGPDRMILGMVGNGYLEGKMILSRHALRLGFQNESDKKNTAIHEFVHLIDKLDGNVDGIPEVLLEKQYTIPWIDLMNKKMDEIYDETSDINPYGGTNRAEFFSVVSEYFFERPKLLAKKHPQLYDLLEHMFQQDMEDKNLHFKKIDISRNDPCYCNSGRKYKKCCGTN, translated from the coding sequence ATGATTCTTGCCGTTTCTTCAATTGTAATAATATCCCTATTCTTTTTTGTAACAAAAAAAAAGGATAAACAACAATATAAGAGCACTCCAACTCCATCTTTAGATTTTCCTAAAGCATGGAAACCTATCTTAATACAAAACGTAACTTTTTACAATGCTCTAAACACACAACAAAAAGAATTGTTTGAATTTAAAATTCAGGAGTTTTTACTCAACTGTGAGATTATAGGTGTGGATACTACTGTGGAAGAAATAGACAAAGTTTTAATTGCCGCTAGTGCTGTGATTCCTATTTTTAATTTTCCGAATTGGCATTATCCCAACTTATCTGAAATAATACTATATCCAAATTCATTTAATCATGATTTTGAAACAACTGGACCAGATCGAATGATATTAGGTATGGTTGGTAATGGATACTTAGAAGGAAAAATGATTCTTTCTAGGCATGCATTACGCTTAGGATTTCAAAATGAATCAGATAAAAAGAATACAGCCATTCACGAATTTGTTCACTTAATAGATAAACTCGATGGAAACGTTGATGGAATCCCAGAGGTTTTACTAGAAAAACAATATACCATTCCTTGGATTGATTTAATGAACAAAAAAATGGACGAAATCTATGACGAAACTTCAGATATTAATCCATATGGCGGAACAAATAGAGCAGAATTCTTTTCTGTAGTTAGTGAGTATTTCTTTGAAAGACCAAAGCTTTTAGCTAAAAAACACCCTCAGTTATATGACCTTCTAGAACACATGTTTCAACAAGACATGGAAGATAAAAACCTTCATTTTAAAAAGATAGACATCTCTAGAAATGATCCTTGTTATTGTAATAGTGGGCGTAAGTATAAAAAATGTTGTGGAACCAATTAA
- a CDS encoding Crp/Fnr family transcriptional regulator, whose translation MEKDSVLYKEFKDLLLSEEEQRLIFSGYEKIVVKKGELLLKKGAIVNNYYLVEKGFLRSFVLDIEGNQVTTSFYTEGNIVLEETSFFLRTATQESIEVLEDSVLWSKNFVIFQEHFNTSEKYREWGRAHLTKNFFEFKQRSLSMITKTAKERYLDLLENRPEVLQKANLKDIASYLGITDTSLSRIRKEILQ comes from the coding sequence ATGGAAAAAGATTCTGTTCTTTATAAAGAGTTTAAAGACTTATTATTATCTGAAGAAGAGCAGAGGTTAATTTTTTCTGGCTATGAAAAAATTGTAGTAAAGAAAGGTGAGTTATTGCTAAAAAAAGGAGCGATTGTAAATAATTATTACTTGGTTGAAAAAGGATTTTTACGCTCTTTCGTTTTGGATATTGAAGGGAATCAAGTAACTACAAGTTTTTATACTGAAGGAAATATAGTTTTAGAAGAAACTTCATTTTTTCTGAGAACTGCAACCCAAGAGAGTATAGAAGTGCTTGAAGACTCCGTTTTATGGAGTAAGAATTTTGTAATTTTTCAAGAGCATTTTAATACTTCTGAAAAGTATAGAGAGTGGGGAAGAGCGCACTTAACTAAGAACTTTTTTGAATTCAAACAAAGAAGTTTGTCAATGATTACGAAAACTGCTAAAGAAAGATACTTAGATTTGTTAGAAAATAGGCCAGAGGTACTTCAAAAGGCAAACTTGAAAGATATAGCTTCTTATTTAGGTATTACCGATACATCTTTAAGTAGAATACGAAAAGAAATCTTACAATAG
- a CDS encoding glycosyltransferase family 2 protein, with translation MKTAIVILNWNGVKLLEQFLPSVVMHSSQQAEVYVADNASTDTSVNFVKEHFPSVKIIQNKDNGGYAKGYNDALQRIEADILCLVNSDIEVTENWLTPIITTFSSEQNTAIVQPKILDFKDKTKFEYAGAGGGFIDAFGYPYCRGRIFSDLETDSGQFDDTTNIFWGSGACFFIRSSVFNELKGFDEDFFAHQEEIDLCWRATNKGYDVKYVGASTVYHVGGATLDTLNPKKTYLNFRNSLLNLVKNLPTSRLFPVIFSRLVLDGVAGIKFLIELKPKHLFAILKAHFSFYKNLFKFLKKRGKTTKSSKYFLHKSIVWQYYALGKKKFTDLKN, from the coding sequence TTGAAAACAGCAATAGTCATATTAAATTGGAACGGCGTAAAACTACTTGAACAGTTTTTACCTTCTGTTGTAATGCATAGCTCTCAGCAAGCTGAAGTATATGTTGCAGATAACGCTTCTACAGATACGTCTGTAAATTTTGTAAAAGAACATTTCCCTTCTGTAAAGATTATCCAGAATAAGGACAATGGAGGTTATGCAAAAGGATATAATGATGCACTACAACGTATTGAAGCTGATATTTTATGTTTAGTAAACTCTGATATTGAGGTTACCGAAAATTGGCTTACTCCAATCATAACTACTTTTTCAAGTGAACAAAACACTGCGATTGTTCAGCCAAAAATTTTAGATTTTAAAGACAAAACTAAATTTGAATATGCTGGTGCAGGTGGAGGTTTTATCGATGCGTTTGGATACCCTTATTGTCGTGGTAGAATTTTTAGTGACTTAGAAACAGACAGTGGTCAGTTTGATGACACCACTAATATCTTTTGGGGTTCAGGTGCATGCTTTTTTATTCGTTCATCTGTTTTTAACGAATTAAAAGGGTTTGACGAAGACTTCTTTGCACATCAAGAAGAAATTGACTTATGCTGGAGAGCAACGAATAAAGGATACGATGTTAAATATGTTGGAGCGTCTACAGTATATCATGTAGGTGGAGCAACTCTAGACACACTTAACCCGAAGAAAACTTATTTAAATTTCAGAAATAGTTTACTGAACTTAGTTAAAAACCTACCTACTTCCAGACTATTTCCTGTTATATTTTCTCGTTTAGTTTTAGATGGGGTAGCAGGAATTAAGTTTTTAATTGAACTCAAACCAAAACATCTCTTTGCAATCTTAAAAGCTCATTTTAGTTTTTATAAAAACTTGTTCAAATTCTTAAAGAAAAGAGGTAAAACAACTAAAAGTTCAAAATACTTTTTACACAAATCTATAGTTTGGCAATATTATGCATTGGGTAAGAAAAAGTTTACAGATTTAAAAAATTAG
- a CDS encoding iron ABC transporter permease, whose translation MNSTKTNIKYFSILIVSLFVFAFLNLSLGSVAIPPKEIFNILLGGIPFKESWETILLNYRLPKTITAILVGSGLSISGLLMQTLFRNPLAGPFVLGISSGASLGVAVLILGSGLFGGFLGNALVSSWSTAIASSLGSFLVLLAVIAAANKVRNTMSILIIGLMFGSLTSAIISVLSYFSEAEQIQQYVFWSFGSLGNLSWNELSVFFVIYIVGIGALFSVIKPLNSFLLGENYAKSLGINIKKSRNIILLVTSLLTGVITAFAGPIAFVGIAVPHIAKMFFSSSNHKILIPAAALTGAIILLICDSIAQLPTSEFTLPINAITSLFGAPIVIWLLVRKKKIYV comes from the coding sequence TTGAATTCGACTAAAACAAATATCAAATACTTTAGTATACTTATAGTTTCACTATTTGTTTTTGCTTTCTTGAATTTAAGTTTAGGATCTGTAGCAATTCCACCAAAAGAAATTTTTAATATTCTGTTGGGAGGTATCCCTTTTAAAGAAAGCTGGGAAACCATACTTCTTAACTATCGATTACCTAAAACTATTACTGCTATTTTAGTAGGCTCAGGTTTATCTATCAGTGGTTTATTAATGCAAACGTTGTTTAGAAATCCTTTAGCAGGTCCATTTGTATTAGGAATCTCCTCAGGAGCTAGCTTAGGTGTTGCGGTATTAATTTTAGGCTCTGGTCTTTTTGGTGGCTTTCTTGGAAATGCCTTAGTTTCTAGTTGGTCTACCGCCATTGCTTCTAGTTTGGGTTCTTTTTTGGTGTTGTTAGCGGTAATAGCAGCTGCTAATAAAGTAAGAAACACCATGTCTATTCTTATCATAGGTTTAATGTTTGGCTCATTAACCTCAGCTATTATCAGCGTACTTTCCTATTTTAGTGAAGCAGAACAAATTCAGCAGTATGTTTTTTGGAGCTTTGGGAGTTTAGGAAACCTCAGCTGGAACGAATTATCTGTGTTTTTTGTAATTTACATTGTAGGTATAGGAGCTTTGTTTTCTGTAATTAAACCTTTAAACAGTTTCTTATTAGGAGAAAACTATGCGAAGAGTTTGGGTATCAACATCAAGAAAAGTAGAAATATTATTTTATTAGTAACCAGTTTACTTACTGGAGTAATTACTGCTTTTGCAGGACCTATTGCTTTCGTTGGAATTGCCGTTCCACATATTGCTAAAATGTTTTTTTCTAGTTCTAATCATAAAATACTTATTCCAGCAGCTGCTTTAACAGGAGCCATTATTTTATTAATTTGTGATAGTATTGCTCAGTTGCCAACTAGCGAATTCACATTACCTATCAATGCTATTACCTCTTTATTTGGAGCTCCAATAGTTATTTGGTTACTAGTAAGAAAAAAGAAAATATACGTTTAA
- a CDS encoding ceramidase domain-containing protein — MFYSFLQNFPKDSGPIYQETIEGRLPVEPFNTFSNLIFIVILIYFGKKIIKNPKKHPFFLFAIPVIFISWIGGTMFHGTRSHEFWLVLDWLPIMIVCLGGIIYFIGKITKKWWQRLFLFIGLIVLTILPRMLSLPKSYRISFGYLITAFTVLTPFLWYAYKTQWKRVQYILYGAGIFSLAILFRTLDNIMVLLPMGTHWLWHMFGGIAVFFLLYYIYKDQEDLV, encoded by the coding sequence ATGTTTTATAGTTTTCTACAAAACTTCCCGAAAGATAGTGGACCTATTTATCAAGAGACTATAGAGGGTAGATTGCCAGTAGAACCTTTTAATACTTTTAGTAATCTTATTTTTATAGTTATTCTTATTTATTTTGGTAAGAAAATAATTAAAAACCCTAAAAAGCATCCTTTCTTTTTATTTGCAATCCCTGTTATTTTTATTAGTTGGATAGGAGGTACTATGTTTCATGGAACTAGAAGTCATGAATTTTGGTTGGTGTTGGATTGGTTGCCAATTATGATTGTTTGTTTAGGAGGGATTATTTACTTTATTGGAAAAATAACAAAGAAATGGTGGCAACGGTTATTTCTATTTATAGGATTAATTGTACTCACAATCTTGCCAAGAATGTTGTCTTTACCAAAGAGCTATAGAATTTCATTTGGGTATTTAATCACGGCATTTACAGTATTAACTCCTTTTCTTTGGTATGCCTATAAAACACAATGGAAAAGAGTTCAATACATATTGTATGGAGCTGGTATCTTTTCTTTAGCAATTCTTTTTAGAACGCTAGATAATATAATGGTGCTATTGCCTATGGGAACACATTGGTTATGGCATATGTTTGGCGGAATTGCAGTTTTTTTTCTATTATATTACATATATAAAGATCAAGAAGATTTAGTTTGA
- the holA gene encoding DNA polymerase III subunit delta, which produces MNEIKSIISDIKAGNTKPIYFLMGEEPYYIDKISDYIEDNVLEESEKGFNQVVMYGRDVSIDEIVSSAKRYPMMAEKQVLIVKEAQDLSRTIDKIESYAINPQPTTVLVFNYKYKKLDKRKKAYKAIAKNGLIFESKKLYENQVSDWIRQVLSSKKFNIEPKASQMLVEFLGTDLSKISNELDKLVSVLPKETIISDKHIEENIGISKDFNNFELRKAVGVRDIVKANRIINYFAQNPKNNPLVMTISLLNSFFTQLLMYHGLKDKSKATVARTLGVNPYFVDDYVNAARNYPMRKVSQVIGLLRDADVKSKGVGANQSHADILKELLFKILH; this is translated from the coding sequence ATGAACGAAATTAAATCTATCATCTCTGATATAAAAGCTGGAAATACCAAACCTATTTACTTTTTAATGGGTGAAGAACCGTATTATATCGATAAGATTTCAGATTATATTGAAGATAACGTATTAGAAGAATCTGAAAAAGGTTTTAATCAAGTGGTAATGTATGGTAGAGATGTATCTATTGATGAAATTGTGTCTTCTGCAAAACGTTATCCAATGATGGCAGAAAAGCAAGTGTTGATTGTTAAGGAAGCACAAGATTTGAGTCGTACTATTGATAAGATTGAAAGTTATGCGATCAATCCTCAACCTACTACTGTACTCGTTTTTAATTATAAATATAAAAAATTAGATAAGCGTAAAAAAGCATATAAGGCCATTGCTAAGAATGGATTGATTTTCGAAAGTAAAAAGTTATATGAGAATCAAGTGTCCGATTGGATTCGACAAGTATTGAGTTCTAAAAAGTTTAATATAGAGCCAAAAGCGTCGCAAATGCTGGTAGAGTTTTTAGGAACTGATTTAAGTAAGATAAGTAATGAGTTGGATAAGTTGGTTTCAGTGTTGCCTAAGGAAACCATTATTTCAGATAAGCATATCGAAGAAAATATAGGGATTTCAAAAGACTTTAATAATTTTGAGTTACGTAAAGCAGTTGGAGTAAGAGATATTGTAAAAGCAAATAGAATTATAAATTACTTTGCTCAAAATCCAAAGAATAATCCTTTGGTAATGACTATTTCTTTATTAAATAGTTTTTTTACACAATTATTAATGTATCATGGGTTGAAAGACAAGTCAAAGGCTACGGTTGCTAGAACTTTGGGAGTGAATCCATATTTTGTAGATGACTATGTCAATGCTGCTCGTAATTATCCTATGAGAAAAGTTTCTCAAGTTATTGGTTTGTTAAGAGATGCTGATGTTAAAAGTAAAGGAGTAGGGGCTAATCAATCCCATGCTGATATTTTAAAAGAGTTATTGTTTAAGATTTTACATTAA